From Microcystis aeruginosa NIES-2549, a single genomic window includes:
- a CDS encoding bifunctional sterol desaturase/short chain dehydrogenase: protein MSNLLLCVGLICGSIIWVEIVRDCYHALAHHWQPLYRLHVWHHRVFRPDLSVMSEEIYRRAHWYNDVPEALVMLAASVLPVLLAYSWGFDRPWLGWLGSLYTLAFLSTAIGRGLGIANLEELTDLTHRPGQFESFPAQWRVNRTYHWRHHFDNQKAYYCGTFTFMDKLMGTALSLKGKTIAITGANGTLGRSLLKYLQLKGAKVIALTSGENAIAIEINGESVPVKTVKWQIGEETQLEDLFKSVDILILNHGVNVHGQRTPEAIELAYQVNTFSVWRLMELFFKTVRTNEQIARKEVWVNTSEAEVNPAFSPLYELSKRAIGDMITLRRLDAPCVVRKLILGPFKSNLNPVGIMSADWVAKQIIKAVQRDSRNIIITINPLTFITFPIKEFSVSTYLKLFTRSPKNRENP, encoded by the coding sequence ATGTCAAACCTGCTCCTCTGTGTCGGACTGATTTGTGGCTCAATTATTTGGGTGGAGATCGTGCGTGATTGCTATCATGCTCTGGCCCACCATTGGCAGCCCCTTTATCGTCTGCACGTCTGGCATCATCGGGTTTTTCGTCCCGATCTGTCGGTAATGAGCGAGGAAATTTATCGTCGGGCCCACTGGTACAATGATGTACCGGAGGCCTTGGTTATGTTGGCTGCCAGTGTTTTACCGGTACTACTGGCCTACTCTTGGGGGTTCGATCGCCCTTGGTTGGGTTGGTTAGGTTCCCTTTATACTTTGGCTTTTCTCAGCACGGCGATCGGTCGAGGTTTAGGTATCGCTAATCTGGAGGAATTAACCGATTTAACCCATCGTCCGGGGCAATTTGAGAGTTTTCCCGCTCAATGGCGCGTTAATCGTACCTACCACTGGCGACACCATTTTGATAACCAAAAGGCTTATTATTGTGGCACTTTCACCTTTATGGATAAATTGATGGGGACGGCACTTTCTCTTAAGGGTAAAACGATCGCCATTACTGGGGCGAATGGAACTTTAGGGCGATCGCTGTTAAAGTACCTACAGCTGAAGGGAGCCAAGGTAATCGCGCTCACTTCTGGGGAGAATGCGATCGCTATTGAAATTAACGGCGAATCAGTACCTGTAAAAACTGTAAAATGGCAAATCGGCGAAGAAACCCAACTTGAGGACCTATTTAAGTCTGTAGATATACTGATTTTAAATCATGGCGTTAATGTCCACGGCCAAAGAACCCCAGAAGCGATCGAATTAGCCTACCAAGTGAATACTTTTTCCGTCTGGCGTTTAATGGAATTATTCTTCAAAACTGTCCGCACTAACGAGCAAATTGCCCGCAAGGAAGTCTGGGTGAATACCTCGGAAGCGGAGGTTAATCCTGCCTTTAGTCCCCTCTACGAACTCAGTAAACGGGCGATCGGTGATATGATTACCCTGCGTCGTTTAGATGCCCCCTGTGTGGTGAGAAAGCTAATTCTTGGCCCTTTTAAGAGTAATTTAAATCCTGTGGGTATTATGTCCGCCGATTGGGTGGCTAAACAGATTATCAAGGCGGTACAGAGGGATAGCCGCAATATTATTATTACTATTAATCCCTTGACTTTTATCACCTTCCCAATTAAAGAATTCTCTGTTTCTACCTACTTAAAACTATTTACTCGTTCCCCAAAAAATCGGGAAAATCCCTAA
- a CDS encoding NAD(P)-dependent alcohol dehydrogenase, which translates to MKAIIINRYGDSNVLQYTDIEKPIPQEKEVLIKIMAAGINPIDWKIRRGMLKIATGNKFPLQLGFDYGGIIVEKGSQVEQFQIGDEVFGFLNQLPGRTYAEYAIIPAYLLVKKPHNQSFIEAAATPLAASTALQVLRDFGGIQAGNRILVNGASGGVGSFAVQIGKFFSAQVDGICSSKNMDYVTSLGADKVIDYTQEDWRKTEQKYDIIFDAVAKSSFWHCRQLLKPQGIYITTLPNPGIILLNYLGAWLPQKGKLIFFAQAQASDWQFLKEAIESGKLTVRIDRTYTFSQVVEAHNYSESERVRGKIVLIPD; encoded by the coding sequence ATGAAAGCTATTATCATTAATCGCTATGGCGATAGTAATGTTCTCCAATACACAGACATAGAAAAGCCAATTCCCCAAGAAAAAGAAGTCTTAATTAAGATTATGGCAGCGGGGATTAATCCGATTGATTGGAAGATTCGTCGGGGAATGCTCAAAATAGCCACAGGTAATAAATTTCCCCTGCAATTAGGTTTTGATTATGGGGGAATTATCGTTGAAAAAGGTAGTCAAGTGGAACAATTCCAGATCGGAGATGAGGTTTTTGGTTTTCTCAATCAATTACCCGGTAGAACCTATGCTGAATATGCGATTATTCCCGCTTACCTCTTAGTTAAAAAACCGCATAATCAGAGTTTTATTGAAGCTGCCGCCACTCCTTTAGCCGCTTCTACCGCTTTGCAAGTCTTGCGCGATTTTGGCGGTATTCAAGCAGGAAATCGGATTTTAGTTAATGGTGCATCGGGAGGAGTGGGTAGCTTTGCCGTGCAGATAGGAAAATTTTTCTCCGCGCAAGTAGATGGAATTTGTAGTAGTAAAAATATGGATTATGTCACCTCTTTAGGAGCAGATAAAGTTATAGATTATACCCAAGAAGATTGGAGAAAAACTGAGCAGAAATATGATATAATCTTCGATGCTGTGGCTAAGTCTTCTTTTTGGCACTGTCGTCAGCTTTTAAAACCCCAAGGCATCTATATAACCACCCTACCAAATCCAGGAATTATCCTCTTAAATTATCTCGGTGCTTGGTTGCCCCAAAAAGGGAAACTGATATTTTTTGCTCAAGCACAAGCGTCTGACTGGCAATTTCTCAAAGAAGCGATCGAATCGGGAAAATTAACTGTTAGGATCGATCGCACCTATACTTTTTCCCAGGTGGTAGAAGCTCATAATTATAGTGAATCGGAAAGAGTGCGAGGAAAAATAGTCTTAATCCCCGATTAA
- a CDS encoding universal stress protein → MDNTETLSVDRDTNKLYNKILVAVDYQDVTPEVLDAAILLAKTYASQLRIIYSLSKPLIPYTETFIYGNLIGYGGGYPPDMIALEQQITEEMQAELQAWLNGLVDRAKEDNITAQADYYIGDPGQKICQVAQQEGIDLIIVGRHGRSGLSELILGSVSNYVVHHAPCSVLVVHITR, encoded by the coding sequence ATGGATAATACGGAAACACTCTCAGTCGATCGAGATACCAACAAACTCTATAATAAAATTCTCGTGGCTGTGGATTATCAAGATGTCACTCCAGAGGTGTTGGATGCTGCTATCCTCTTAGCGAAAACCTACGCTAGTCAGTTGCGGATTATTTATAGTCTATCTAAACCTTTGATTCCCTACACGGAAACTTTTATTTATGGTAATCTGATCGGTTATGGTGGTGGTTATCCCCCCGATATGATCGCCTTAGAACAACAAATCACCGAAGAAATGCAGGCGGAATTACAGGCTTGGTTAAACGGTTTAGTCGATCGAGCTAAGGAAGATAATATCACAGCCCAGGCTGATTATTATATCGGTGATCCGGGCCAGAAAATTTGTCAAGTTGCCCAGCAAGAGGGGATAGATTTAATTATTGTTGGTCGTCACGGTCGATCGGGTTTATCTGAGTTAATCTTAGGTAGTGTCAGTAATTATGTGGTGCATCATGCTCCCTGTTCGGTTTTGGTGGTACACATCACTCGTTAA
- a CDS encoding ComEC/Rec2 family competence protein produces MNRPNSVILGLAYILGLLSTGLLDFSPQLNRWQEVVIRIIIISLITLLTTIFIRRFWWQSPPKKIWLIAGLIAIFAVVYLEIRTPYPSANDISHLLKNNVVNSIKITGNIISEIRLNRRENLQFWLEVKEFSLRNLPTEKSEGKLYVTLPNLAENQVYPGQEITIKGLLYRPRRANNPNAFDFANYLARRGAFAGLKGEIIIDKKSPNWGVSQIRQRIVEAQIQGIGQEKGTLLSSITLGRQAVNLPAKITDLFIKTGLAHILAASGFHVSILLGFVLTITRNLSPKKQFIIALTILIIYGTLTGLQPSVLRAILMGIGALIGLLYNRQVNSLGSLLLAATILLLWQPLWIWDLGFQLSFLATLGLIITVPFLKNKIDYLPNLIAEPIAISLAATIWTMPLLMFTFNSIALYNIPINIITTPLVTLISLGGVFTAFLGLIYPPLGSIGASILYYPLELLLQITTFFSRLPFSTYSTGKLSLGVMLIIYICLTLICFNLWFRQRWHLIGLFILAVILIPIIYQHFTLTQVTVLATKSQPVIIIQNRGNTLLINGEEPATARYTVLPFLRQEGINQIQGAITVNNSAQFSTISEDIPIKKIINLSQSEKFNLGEITGQLIEKNLFKFQVKNQSWLWIINPKNPVNLSQEFSPLVLLWQGSNLDKQWLESIRPQTAIAVTNNLSRNARNQLRKARIKTYWTGRDGAIQWTAKNGFQPFLINE; encoded by the coding sequence ATGAATCGCCCTAATAGCGTTATTCTTGGTTTAGCCTATATTCTGGGATTATTATCTACAGGTCTGCTAGATTTTAGTCCCCAGTTAAACCGATGGCAAGAAGTGGTAATTAGAATTATTATTATTAGTCTAATTACCCTCTTAACCACAATTTTTATCCGTCGTTTTTGGTGGCAAAGTCCCCCGAAAAAAATTTGGCTGATAGCGGGATTAATAGCTATCTTTGCCGTTGTTTATCTGGAAATTCGCACTCCTTACCCCAGCGCAAACGATATCAGTCATCTTTTAAAAAATAATGTAGTTAACTCTATTAAAATCACGGGTAATATTATATCAGAAATTCGTCTCAATCGCCGAGAAAATTTACAATTTTGGTTAGAAGTAAAAGAATTTAGCCTTAGGAATTTACCAACAGAAAAATCCGAAGGTAAACTCTACGTTACTCTACCAAATCTAGCAGAAAATCAGGTTTATCCCGGACAAGAAATAACAATTAAAGGATTACTGTATCGTCCCCGTCGTGCCAATAATCCCAATGCTTTTGACTTTGCTAATTATCTAGCGCGTCGGGGTGCTTTTGCTGGTTTAAAAGGGGAAATAATTATCGACAAAAAGTCACCAAATTGGGGAGTTTCGCAGATTCGTCAGCGCATTGTTGAGGCACAAATTCAAGGAATAGGTCAAGAAAAAGGGACTTTATTAAGTTCGATTACCCTCGGACGACAAGCGGTTAATTTGCCAGCAAAAATCACCGATTTATTTATTAAAACTGGACTGGCTCATATTTTAGCAGCTTCTGGCTTTCATGTGTCTATTTTGTTGGGGTTTGTTTTAACTATTACTCGCAATTTATCCCCCAAAAAACAGTTTATTATTGCCCTTACTATCTTAATAATTTACGGCACTCTAACAGGGTTACAACCTTCAGTCCTGCGGGCAATTTTGATGGGAATTGGCGCATTAATCGGTCTGCTTTATAATCGACAAGTTAATAGTTTAGGATCACTTTTACTAGCGGCTACAATTCTATTATTATGGCAACCTCTCTGGATTTGGGATTTAGGATTTCAGTTAAGTTTTTTAGCGACTTTGGGATTAATTATTACCGTTCCTTTCCTGAAAAATAAAATTGACTATTTACCTAATTTAATCGCTGAACCTATAGCTATTAGTCTAGCTGCCACTATCTGGACTATGCCTTTATTAATGTTTACCTTTAACTCGATCGCTCTTTATAATATCCCCATTAATATTATCACAACACCCCTAGTTACCCTAATTAGTTTAGGAGGAGTTTTTACTGCTTTTTTAGGCTTAATTTATCCCCCCTTGGGCAGTATCGGCGCTAGTATTCTATATTACCCTCTAGAGTTACTACTGCAAATTACCACCTTTTTTAGTCGGCTTCCTTTTAGTACCTACTCCACAGGTAAATTATCTTTAGGAGTGATGTTAATTATTTATATTTGCCTTACCTTAATCTGCTTTAATCTCTGGTTTCGTCAACGGTGGCATTTAATCGGGTTATTTATCCTCGCTGTAATTTTAATACCGATTATTTATCAGCATTTTACTTTAACTCAGGTGACAGTTTTAGCCACCAAATCGCAACCGGTAATAATTATTCAAAATCGAGGAAATACCCTGTTAATTAATGGGGAGGAACCCGCCACAGCACGTTATACAGTTTTACCCTTTTTGCGACAGGAGGGAATTAATCAAATACAAGGAGCAATAACCGTCAATAATTCGGCGCAATTCTCAACTATCAGTGAGGACATACCGATCAAAAAAATTATTAATTTATCCCAGTCAGAAAAATTTAATCTCGGCGAAATTACTGGACAATTGATCGAGAAAAATTTATTTAAATTTCAGGTAAAAAATCAATCCTGGCTCTGGATTATCAACCCTAAAAATCCCGTTAATTTATCCCAAGAATTTAGCCCCCTAGTGTTATTATGGCAGGGAAGTAATCTAGATAAACAATGGTTAGAGTCCATTCGACCGCAAACAGCGATTGCTGTCACTAACAATCTCTCCCGCAATGCCAGAAATCAACTGAGAAAGGCTAGGATTAAGACTTACTGGACCGGGAGAGATGGAGCGATTCAATGGACAGCAAAAAATGGATTTCAACCCTTTCTAATTAACGAGTGA
- the sppA gene encoding signal peptide peptidase SppA gives MGQFFKQTFASCLGTLLGLLAFSVLGVGGLAFLLLSSLISSDSSSVKEKSVLVFNLATNISDAPPSSSLADSLTGESTTALNLRQVIAAIEKATLDDSIVGLLLYGRDNIGEYGYATLTEVRQALAKFRQSGKKIIAYDVEWTEKEYYLASVAEKVIINPVGRMEINGLSSQQTFFADALEKYGVGVQVVKVGSFKGAVEPYTRQDLSVQNRQQLQTLLDTIWSNYSSTVAKSRNLTPQQVQTISNTQGILEATRAKKAGFVDEVAYLDRVIVLAKELTGEAKNKTNEEVNSDSFSQISLANYASSLDEEEDSSNQIAIVYAEGTIVEGQGDRGEIGGDKLAKELRKLQGKEEVKAVVLRINSPGGSATASEVILREIKRLDAKKPVIISMGDVAASGGYWIAMGGQRIFADHDTITGSIGVFGLLLNIQKIANNNGIDWDTVKTGKLADISTITRPKNPQELEIYQAAVNRFYDLFIETVARGRKLSPDKVRSVAQGRVWTGKDAVKIGLVDQIGGLEAAVQYAAKTAKLGDDWSLKEYPRSQSWQEELFSNFLQTYLPPLTKNNHPLTQEWQNFQQELLKLPTFNDPHSVYAKLLFNLDFR, from the coding sequence ATGGGGCAGTTTTTTAAACAAACTTTCGCTAGTTGCTTGGGAACTTTATTGGGATTATTGGCATTTTCGGTCTTAGGTGTGGGGGGATTAGCATTTTTACTGCTTTCTTCCCTGATTTCTAGCGATAGCTCCTCAGTTAAGGAAAAATCAGTCTTAGTTTTTAACTTAGCCACCAATATCAGCGATGCTCCCCCTAGTTCCAGTTTAGCCGATAGTTTGACCGGTGAGAGTACGACCGCTTTAAATTTGCGACAGGTGATAGCGGCGATCGAAAAGGCCACCCTTGATGATAGTATTGTCGGTCTGTTACTCTACGGTCGCGACAATATCGGTGAATATGGCTATGCTACCCTGACGGAAGTGCGGCAAGCTTTGGCAAAATTTCGCCAATCGGGTAAAAAAATTATCGCCTACGATGTGGAATGGACGGAAAAGGAATATTATCTCGCTTCCGTTGCTGAAAAGGTGATTATTAATCCCGTGGGGAGAATGGAAATTAATGGTTTAAGTAGTCAACAAACCTTTTTTGCCGATGCACTAGAAAAGTATGGTGTGGGGGTACAAGTGGTAAAAGTGGGTTCTTTTAAAGGTGCGGTGGAACCCTATACGCGTCAGGATTTAAGTGTCCAGAATCGTCAGCAGCTGCAAACCCTACTCGATACAATTTGGTCTAATTATAGTTCCACAGTGGCCAAAAGTCGCAATTTAACCCCCCAACAGGTGCAAACTATTTCTAATACTCAAGGTATTCTGGAAGCAACCAGAGCGAAAAAGGCGGGTTTTGTCGATGAAGTGGCCTATTTAGATCGAGTAATTGTTTTAGCAAAGGAGTTAACAGGAGAAGCAAAAAATAAAACTAATGAGGAGGTAAATTCTGACTCTTTTTCGCAAATTTCTTTAGCTAATTATGCTAGTTCTCTCGATGAGGAGGAAGATAGTAGCAATCAAATAGCGATAGTTTATGCAGAAGGGACAATCGTAGAAGGTCAGGGAGATAGAGGCGAAATTGGTGGGGATAAATTGGCGAAGGAACTGCGAAAATTACAGGGGAAGGAGGAGGTGAAAGCGGTAGTTTTGAGAATTAATAGTCCGGGGGGAAGTGCCACCGCTTCTGAGGTAATTCTGCGGGAAATTAAGCGTTTAGATGCGAAAAAACCAGTAATTATTTCTATGGGTGATGTGGCTGCTTCTGGGGGTTATTGGATTGCGATGGGGGGTCAAAGAATTTTTGCCGATCATGATACAATTACTGGTTCGATTGGTGTGTTTGGATTATTGTTAAATATCCAGAAGATTGCTAATAACAATGGCATCGATTGGGATACGGTGAAAACTGGAAAATTGGCCGATATATCTACTATTACCAGACCGAAAAATCCCCAAGAATTAGAAATTTATCAAGCGGCAGTTAATCGGTTCTATGATTTATTTATCGAGACGGTAGCCCGGGGACGAAAATTATCACCAGATAAGGTTAGAAGTGTGGCCCAAGGTCGCGTCTGGACGGGAAAAGATGCGGTTAAAATTGGTTTAGTTGATCAAATCGGTGGTCTAGAAGCGGCCGTGCAATACGCAGCCAAAACAGCTAAATTAGGGGATGATTGGAGTCTTAAGGAATATCCTCGATCGCAAAGTTGGCAAGAAGAACTTTTTTCTAATTTCTTGCAAACCTATCTTCCTCCTCTCACTAAAAATAATCATCCTTTGACGCAGGAATGGCAAAATTTTCAGCAGGAATTATTGAAGTTACCTACATTTAATGATCCCCATAGTGTTTATGCTAAGTTACTTTTTAATCTTGATTTTCGCTGA
- the obgE gene encoding GTPase ObgE: MQFIDRAEIEVEGGKGGDGIVAFRREKYVPAGGPAGGNGGKGGSVIFVATQNLQTLLDFQYSRYFKADDGKRGGPNNCTGANGSDRIIKVPCGTVVYDLDSEEIIGDLVTPEQTLIVAAGGKGGLGNRHFLSNNNRAPEYALPGLDGEKRHLRLELKLLAEVGLIGLPNAGKSTLISAVSSARPKIADYPFTTLIPNLGVVRKPTGDGTVFADIPGLIEGAHLGIGLGHEFLRHIERTRLLIHLVSLTSEDPIADYQIIQGELAAYGRGLEKRSQILVFNKIDAVDEETIDNYQKQFAKITNAEILTISAVTGAGLTTLLAKVWQQLEQLERVEDETPSLFS, encoded by the coding sequence ATGCAGTTTATTGATCGCGCCGAAATAGAAGTAGAAGGGGGTAAGGGAGGTGATGGAATTGTCGCTTTCCGTCGGGAAAAATACGTCCCCGCTGGCGGTCCGGCCGGAGGTAATGGGGGAAAAGGTGGTTCGGTGATTTTTGTCGCCACTCAGAACCTGCAAACCCTGCTAGATTTCCAGTACAGTCGCTATTTTAAGGCCGATGACGGTAAACGGGGCGGCCCGAACAACTGCACCGGGGCCAACGGTAGCGATCGCATTATTAAAGTTCCCTGTGGTACAGTGGTTTACGATCTCGATAGCGAGGAAATTATCGGCGATTTGGTCACGCCTGAACAGACTTTAATCGTCGCCGCTGGGGGAAAAGGGGGATTAGGCAACCGCCACTTTTTAAGCAATAATAACCGCGCACCTGAATACGCTTTACCCGGTTTAGACGGAGAAAAACGCCATTTACGCCTAGAATTGAAGTTATTAGCGGAAGTGGGACTGATCGGGCTGCCCAATGCGGGAAAATCCACCCTAATCTCGGCCGTTTCCTCTGCTCGTCCCAAAATCGCCGATTATCCCTTTACGACTCTTATCCCTAACTTGGGAGTGGTACGCAAACCCACGGGAGATGGGACGGTATTCGCCGATATTCCTGGATTAATCGAGGGAGCGCACCTAGGAATCGGCCTAGGACACGAATTTTTACGCCATATCGAACGCACACGCCTGTTAATTCATCTTGTCTCCTTGACATCAGAAGACCCGATCGCCGATTATCAAATTATCCAAGGGGAATTAGCCGCCTATGGTCGGGGATTAGAAAAGCGCTCACAAATACTGGTTTTCAACAAAATTGATGCTGTGGACGAGGAAACGATAGATAACTATCAAAAGCAGTTTGCTAAAATAACTAATGCCGAGATTTTGACTATTTCCGCCGTGACGGGAGCCGGATTAACCACTTTACTCGCCAAAGTTTGGCAGCAACTGGAGCAACTGGAGAGGGTCGAGGATGAAACCCCTTCCCTGTTTTCCTAA